The proteins below are encoded in one region of Plutella xylostella chromosome Z, ilPluXylo3.1, whole genome shotgun sequence:
- the LOC105386062 gene encoding enolase has product MFNMEVGGSGPRAPPSEAGAPVPVGLGASPTSGSSSDIFLYDDSSMSDGSLYASDQENHSTPRKRSEYRRHKRRSRCPQQQIQQRQAANMRERRRMQSINDAFEGLRAHIPTLPYEKRLSKVDTLKLAIGYISFLGELVRADRTGTEVSLPGLGKAQNKEEHKKVIIRARQVLDSSGCPTVEVDLVTELGLFRAAAPPGPSGPPRKGEPLALRDGDPARYNGRSVAGAVKNVNTIIAPELLKMNLEVTMQKEIDEFLIALDGSDNKGRLGANAILAVSLAVLQAGAAKLGLPLYRHVATLAGAAPQLPVPLLTVLVGGCASSNRLPFQEYMVMPTGATSFAQALQMGCEIYEHVRSVLEERHGKDATWTSECGGMGAPAGGEGAGGGEGGGGGGAREPLQLLVAAVEHCGYRGKVELAIHAAAGDFYKDGVYDLDAKNPNSNPQDYLKAERLATIYGDLAKEFGVACVIDPFASEDWAAWAALSARGDVLVVGGELTQSTAKRVSMAADKRACGAVALRLGQVASVTEALAAAGAARAGRLALALADRGGAAEGAGAADAAVGLGATLLAAGAPRRERLARYNQLLRLEEELGATARYVGKNYRNVQ; this is encoded by the exons ATGTTCAACATGGAGGTTGGCGGCAGCGGCCCTAGGGCTCCGCCGAGCGAGGCCGGCGCCCCAGTGCCTGTGGGCCTGGGGGCTTCTCCTACGTCAGGAAGCAGCTCTGATATATTCCTGTACGATGACTCGTCGATGTCTGATGGCAGTCTCTACGCTAGTGACCAGGAGAACCACTCGACGCCACGGAAGAG ATCCGAGTACCGTCGGCACAAGCGGCGCTCTCGCTGCCCCCAGCAGCAGATCCAGCAGCGGCAGGCAGCGAACATGCGCGAGCGCCGGCGCATGCAGTCCATCAACGACGCCTTCGAGGGACTCCGGGCACACATACCCACGCTGCCTTACGAGAAGAGACTGTCGAAGGTGGATACCTTGAAGCTGGCGATTGGGTATATCAGCTTTTTGGGCGAACTG GTCCGCGCCGACCGCACGGGCACGGAGGTGTCGCTGCCCGGGCTGGGCAAGGCACAGAACAAGGAGGAACACAAGAAGGTCATCATCAG GGCGCGGCAAGTGCTGGACTCGTCCGGTTGCCCGACGGTGGAGGTGGACCTGGTGACGGAGCTGGGCCTGTTCCGCGCCGCCGCACCCCCCGGCCCCTCCGGCCCCCCCCGCAAGGGGGAGCCCCTGGCGCTGCGCGACGGCGACCCCGCGCGCTACAACGGTCGCTCCGTCGCCGGCGCCGTCAAAAACGTCAACACCATCATCGCGCCCGAGCTGCTCAAGATGAACCTCGAGGTCACCATGCAGAAAGAGATCGACGAGTTTCTAATAGCCCTCGACGGCAGCGACAACAAGGGCCGGCTCGGCGCCAACGCCATCCTGGCGGTGTCCCTGGCGGTGCTGCAGGCCGGCGCCGCCAAGCTGGGCCTGCCGCTGTACCGCCACGTGGCCACgctggcgggcgcggcgccgcaGCTGCCCGTGCCGCTGCTCACCGTGCTGGTCGGCGGCTGCGCGTCCTCCAACCGCCTGCCCTTCCAGGAGTACATGGTCATGCCCACGGGCGCCACCTCCTTCGCGCAGGCGCTGCAGATGGGCTGCGAGATCTACGAGCACGTGCGGAGCGTGCTGGAGGAGCGGCACGGCAAGGACGCCACGTGGACCAGCGAGTGCGGCGGCATGGGCGCGCCGGCCGGGGGcgagggcgcgggcgggggcgagggcgggggcgggggcggggcgcgcgAGCCGCTGCAGCTGCTGGTGGCCGCCGTGGAGCACTGCGGCTACCGCGGCAAGGTGGAGCTGGCCAtccacgccgccgccggggaCTTCTACAAGGACGGCGTCTACGACCTGGACGCGAAGAACCCCAACTCGAACCCGCAGGACTACTTGAAGGCGGAGCGCCTGGCGACCATCTACGGGGACCTGGCCAAGGAGTTCGGGGTGGCGTGCGTGATCGACCCGTTCGCTAGCGAGGACTGGGCGGCGTGGGCGGCGCTGTCGGCGCGCGGGGACGTGCTGGTGGTGGGCGGCGAGCTGACGCAGTCGACGGCGAAGCGGGTGTCGATGGCGGCGGACAAGCGCGCGTGCGGGGCGGTGGCGCTGCGGCTGGGCCAGGTGGCGTCGGTGACGgaggcgctggcggcggcgggcgcggcgcgggcggggcggctggcgctggcgctggcggaccgcgggggcgcggcggagggcgcgggggcggcggacGCGGCGGTGGGGCTGGGCGCCACGCTGCTGGCGGCCGGGGCGCCGCGGCGGGAGCGCCTGGCGAGGTACAACCAGCTGCTGCGCCTCGAGGAGGAGCTGGGCGCCACCGCGCGGTACGTCGGCAAGAACTACCGCAACGTGCAGTGA